The proteins below come from a single Burkholderia contaminans genomic window:
- the phnS gene encoding 2-aminoethylphosphonate ABC transporter substrate-binding protein yields MTLQKPSRTAAGAFRKLALAASVAGLMGAALPAHAASAVVLYTADGLENLYRDVLPAFEKKEGVKVNIVTAGSGEVVNRANIEKNSPKADVIVTLPPFIQQAGQMGLLQPYQSVNYKNVPAIAKAEDGTWATFVNNYFSFAINPDVVKNQPKTFADLLAPAYAGKVAYSNPATAGDGMAVLILTTSLMGEDKAFDYLAKLSQSVKFHTKGTGYLNVLLSRNEISVANGDLQMDLDDAEHGALSVKPIFLAAKEGDQPTTFQLPYGIGLIKSGPNQDAGKKLIDYLMSTEVQSKVPDMYGIPGRTDVPLAGKNGEAVKKAIAGVKLIPVDWAQVMAKKPVWIERWKKDVIGSSGKQLDVVKPK; encoded by the coding sequence ATGACACTGCAGAAACCCTCGCGCACCGCTGCCGGTGCGTTCCGCAAGCTTGCGCTGGCCGCCAGCGTCGCCGGTCTGATGGGCGCCGCGCTGCCCGCCCATGCGGCGAGCGCGGTCGTGCTGTATACGGCAGACGGTCTCGAGAACCTCTATCGCGATGTGCTGCCGGCTTTCGAGAAGAAGGAAGGCGTCAAGGTCAACATCGTGACGGCGGGCAGCGGTGAAGTCGTCAACCGCGCGAACATCGAGAAGAATTCCCCGAAGGCCGACGTGATCGTCACGCTGCCGCCGTTCATTCAGCAAGCTGGCCAGATGGGCCTGCTGCAGCCGTACCAGAGCGTGAACTACAAGAACGTGCCGGCCATCGCGAAGGCTGAAGACGGCACGTGGGCGACGTTCGTGAACAACTACTTCTCGTTCGCGATCAACCCGGACGTCGTGAAGAACCAGCCGAAGACGTTCGCCGATCTGCTCGCTCCGGCCTATGCCGGCAAGGTCGCGTACTCGAACCCGGCCACCGCCGGCGACGGGATGGCCGTGCTGATCCTGACGACGTCGCTGATGGGCGAGGACAAGGCGTTCGACTATCTCGCGAAGCTGTCGCAGAGCGTGAAGTTCCACACGAAGGGCACGGGCTACCTGAACGTGCTGCTGTCGCGTAACGAAATCAGCGTCGCGAACGGCGACCTGCAGATGGACCTCGACGATGCCGAACACGGCGCGCTGTCCGTCAAGCCGATCTTCCTGGCCGCGAAGGAAGGCGACCAGCCGACCACGTTCCAGCTCCCGTACGGCATTGGCCTGATCAAGAGCGGCCCGAACCAGGACGCCGGCAAGAAGCTGATCGACTACCTGATGTCGACGGAAGTGCAGTCGAAGGTGCCGGACATGTACGGCATCCCGGGCCGCACGGACGTGCCGCTAGCCGGCAAGAACGGCGAAGCGGTCAAGAAGGCGATCGCGGGCGTGAAGCTGATCCCGGTCGACTGGGCCCAGGTGATGGCGAAGAAGCCGGTATGGATCGAGCGCTGGAAGAAGGACGTGATCGGCAGCTCGGGCAAGCAGCTCGACGTCGTCAAGCCGAAGTGA
- a CDS encoding 2-aminoethylphosphonate--pyruvate transaminase, protein MSDPILLTPGPLTTSATTRHAMQHDWGSWDAAFNQLTASVCADLVAIAHGGDEYVCVPMQGSGTFSVEAALGTLVPRDDVVLVPDNGAYCARILKILGRLGVEAIALPFGEDAAVDPAAIEAAFVREPRITHVAQVHLETSAGILNPLDDIAAVCRRHGKRLIVDAMSSFGALPITLAGSGIDALISASGKCLEGVPGMGFAIVRRDALDASEGNSPSLALDLHDQYAYLRKTGQWRFTPPTHVIAALRAALDQYLAEGGQPARGARYVDNCRTLVESMHALGFTPFLDASVQAPVIVTFHAPDHPAYDFRRFYDAVRDAGFILYPGKLTQLETFRVGCIGAIDSNDIRRAVAAIAQAVESLGIAVQRA, encoded by the coding sequence ATGTCCGATCCGATTCTTCTTACGCCTGGCCCGCTCACCACGTCCGCCACAACACGCCACGCAATGCAACATGACTGGGGCTCGTGGGATGCCGCTTTCAACCAACTGACGGCCAGCGTCTGTGCGGATCTCGTCGCGATCGCGCACGGCGGCGACGAGTACGTGTGCGTGCCGATGCAGGGCAGCGGCACGTTCTCGGTGGAAGCCGCGCTCGGCACGCTGGTGCCGCGTGACGACGTCGTGCTGGTGCCCGACAACGGCGCGTACTGCGCGCGCATCCTGAAGATCCTCGGCCGGCTCGGTGTCGAAGCAATCGCGTTGCCGTTCGGCGAGGACGCGGCCGTCGATCCGGCCGCGATCGAAGCCGCGTTCGTGCGCGAGCCGCGCATCACGCACGTCGCGCAGGTGCACCTGGAGACGAGCGCCGGCATCCTGAACCCGCTCGACGACATCGCCGCCGTGTGCCGACGCCACGGCAAGCGGCTGATCGTCGACGCGATGAGCTCGTTCGGCGCGCTGCCGATCACGCTGGCCGGCAGCGGCATCGATGCGCTGATCTCGGCGAGCGGCAAATGCCTGGAAGGCGTGCCGGGGATGGGATTCGCGATCGTGCGGCGCGACGCGCTCGACGCGAGCGAAGGCAACTCGCCGTCGCTCGCGCTCGATCTCCACGATCAGTACGCGTACCTGCGCAAGACGGGCCAGTGGCGCTTCACGCCGCCGACACACGTGATCGCCGCGCTGCGCGCCGCGCTCGACCAGTATCTCGCCGAAGGCGGCCAGCCGGCACGCGGCGCGCGCTATGTGGACAACTGCCGGACGCTGGTCGAATCGATGCACGCGCTCGGCTTCACGCCGTTCCTCGATGCGAGCGTGCAGGCGCCGGTGATCGTCACGTTCCACGCGCCCGACCACCCGGCCTACGATTTCCGCCGCTTCTACGACGCGGTGCGCGACGCGGGCTTCATCCTGTATCCGGGCAAGCTCACGCAGCTCGAAACGTTCCGCGTCGGCTGCATCGGCGCAATCGACTCGAACGATATCCGTCGCGCGGTCGCGGCCATTGCGCAGGCGGTCGAATCGCTCGGCATCGCGGTGCAGCGCGCGTAA
- a CDS encoding IS110 family transposase — MDTVSLIGIDLGKHCFHLHGQDASGRMVFRKKLTRSQMFTLLGNFPRCIVVMEACAGAHWIARRLQALGHEAKLISPQFVKPFRQGNKNDFADAQAICEAAARSSMRFVSPHNEAQQIVSALHRVRERLVRDRTGTINQIHAFLLEFGISLPRGMAVIRRLPAVLEAESLPPRLVVVLERLQAHFKYLDEQIHQLERELLTQLHEDERSERLLEIPGIGPMTASVLMSELGDAQQYGSARQFAASVGLVPRQYSTGGKPTLLGISKRGDKELRRLLVQCARAIMQRIEHRTDALGVWIRSLLARRHSNVVACALANKLARIAWAILAKGTHYRSIEAVPSV, encoded by the coding sequence ATGGACACGGTATCGCTGATCGGAATCGATCTCGGCAAGCACTGCTTCCACCTGCATGGACAGGATGCGTCAGGCAGGATGGTGTTCCGTAAAAAGCTCACGCGTAGCCAGATGTTCACGCTGCTGGGCAATTTTCCGCGTTGCATTGTGGTCATGGAGGCCTGCGCCGGTGCTCACTGGATCGCACGTCGACTTCAAGCGCTGGGCCATGAGGCCAAGCTGATTTCTCCGCAATTCGTCAAACCGTTCCGGCAAGGCAACAAGAACGATTTCGCGGACGCCCAGGCGATCTGCGAAGCAGCCGCTCGTTCGAGCATGCGTTTCGTGAGCCCGCACAACGAAGCCCAGCAAATCGTTTCAGCCTTGCACCGTGTGCGCGAGCGGCTGGTGCGTGACCGCACCGGCACGATCAATCAGATTCATGCGTTTCTGTTGGAGTTCGGTATCAGCTTGCCGCGCGGCATGGCAGTGATCCGGCGACTGCCTGCCGTGCTCGAGGCAGAATCGTTGCCGCCGAGGCTGGTGGTCGTGCTCGAACGTTTGCAGGCGCACTTCAAGTATCTGGACGAGCAGATCCACCAGCTCGAACGTGAGTTGCTTACCCAGCTACACGAGGATGAACGCAGTGAACGACTGCTCGAGATTCCTGGCATTGGCCCGATGACCGCCAGCGTGTTGATGTCTGAGTTGGGCGATGCCCAGCAATATGGCTCAGCAAGGCAGTTTGCAGCTTCGGTTGGTCTGGTGCCGCGGCAGTACAGCACCGGCGGCAAACCAACGCTACTGGGCATCAGCAAGCGTGGCGACAAGGAACTGCGACGATTGCTGGTGCAATGTGCGCGGGCCATCATGCAGCGCATCGAGCACCGCACGGATGCATTGGGCGTCTGGATTCGCAGCCTGTTGGCGCGGCGACACTCGAACGTGGTGGCCTGTGCCCTGGCCAACAAACTGGCGAGGATCGCCTGGGCCATCCTCGCCAAAGGGACACACTACCGGAGCATCGAGGCTGTTCCCTCAGTCTGA
- a CDS encoding MFS transporter translates to MQHTTHTSAAPAQASGTVRRTSARYKILALLAIGTMINYLDRTVLGVAAPQLTKELGINAAVMGIMFSAFSWTYVAMQVPGGLFLDRFGSKITYYWSMTLWSLCTFLQGFVPGVATLLACRLGLGVTEAPCFPTNSRVVATWFPQNERAMATGTYTVGEYIGLAFFSPVLFALMGAFGWRSLFWVVGAVGIVFGLVWWKFYHEPRNHPGANSEELAYIEAGGGLVHGARKSGDKGDKPAQAKFSWSMVGQLVKKRQLAGICLGQFAGNSTLVFFLTWFPTYLATERHMGWLKIGFFAVMPFIAASVGVMFGGIFSDWLLRRGKSANLARKLPIIAGLLLASTIILANYVQSNEAVIAIMSVAFFAQGMAALGWTLVSDIAPDGLLGVTGGIFNFAANLAGIVTPLVVGFIVASTGSFVGALVFIGVIALVGAASYIFVVGDIKRIEL, encoded by the coding sequence ATGCAGCACACCACCCACACGAGCGCCGCGCCGGCGCAGGCGTCCGGCACCGTCCGGCGCACTTCGGCGCGCTACAAGATTCTCGCGCTGCTCGCGATCGGCACGATGATCAACTATCTCGACCGCACCGTGCTGGGGGTGGCTGCGCCGCAGCTCACCAAGGAGCTCGGCATCAACGCGGCCGTGATGGGCATCATGTTTTCCGCGTTTTCGTGGACGTATGTCGCGATGCAGGTTCCCGGCGGCCTGTTCCTCGACCGCTTCGGCAGCAAGATCACCTATTACTGGTCGATGACGCTGTGGTCGCTGTGCACGTTCCTGCAAGGCTTCGTGCCGGGCGTCGCGACGCTGCTCGCTTGCCGGCTCGGTCTCGGCGTGACGGAAGCGCCATGCTTCCCGACCAACAGCCGTGTCGTCGCGACGTGGTTCCCGCAGAACGAGCGTGCGATGGCGACGGGTACCTACACCGTCGGCGAGTACATCGGCCTCGCGTTCTTCAGCCCGGTGCTGTTCGCGCTGATGGGTGCGTTCGGCTGGCGCTCGCTGTTCTGGGTCGTCGGCGCGGTGGGTATCGTGTTCGGCCTGGTCTGGTGGAAGTTCTATCACGAACCGCGCAACCATCCGGGTGCGAATTCGGAGGAGCTGGCCTATATCGAGGCGGGCGGCGGTCTCGTGCACGGTGCGCGCAAGAGCGGTGACAAGGGCGACAAGCCGGCGCAGGCCAAGTTCAGCTGGTCGATGGTCGGCCAACTGGTGAAGAAGCGCCAGCTCGCGGGCATCTGCCTCGGCCAGTTCGCCGGCAACTCGACGCTCGTGTTCTTCCTGACCTGGTTCCCGACCTACCTCGCCACCGAACGCCACATGGGCTGGCTGAAGATCGGCTTCTTCGCGGTGATGCCGTTCATCGCCGCGTCGGTCGGCGTGATGTTCGGCGGGATCTTCTCCGACTGGCTGCTGCGTCGCGGCAAGTCCGCCAACCTCGCGCGCAAGCTGCCGATCATCGCGGGCCTGCTGCTCGCATCGACGATCATTCTCGCGAACTACGTGCAGAGCAACGAGGCCGTGATCGCGATCATGTCGGTCGCATTCTTCGCGCAGGGGATGGCCGCACTCGGCTGGACGCTCGTGTCGGACATCGCACCGGACGGCCTGCTCGGCGTTACGGGCGGCATCTTCAACTTCGCGGCGAACCTCGCGGGGATCGTGACGCCGCTCGTGGTCGGCTTCATCGTCGCATCGACCGGGTCGTTTGTCGGCGCGCTCGTGTTCATCGGCGTGATCGCGCTGGTCGGCGCGGCGTCGTACATCTTCGTCGTCGGCGACATCAAGCGAATCGAGCTGTAA
- a CDS encoding shikimate dehydrogenase, with amino-acid sequence MSRPSFLIGLIGQGIGGSLSPAMHEEEGFRQGFGYVYRRIDLDVLGVTVDALPQLLDAAQRMGYNGLNITHPCKQRVIEHLDELSDDARALGAVNTVLFKDGKRIGHNTDWSGFAKSFRRGLPGASLERVVQLGAGGAGAAVAHAALQMGAAELTIFDVDGTRATALAAELQQRFPAARVTPGSDLAAAMRAATGLIHCTPTGMAKHPGLPLPADLLHAGMWVADIVYFPLETELIHAARAAGCATLPGGGMAVYQAVDAFEIFTGRTPDAERMFEHFQSLVAR; translated from the coding sequence ATGAGCCGCCCGTCGTTTCTGATCGGCCTGATCGGCCAGGGCATCGGCGGTTCGCTGTCGCCCGCGATGCACGAGGAAGAGGGGTTCCGCCAGGGCTTCGGCTATGTCTACCGGCGCATCGACCTCGACGTGCTCGGCGTGACCGTCGACGCACTGCCGCAACTGCTCGATGCCGCGCAGCGGATGGGCTACAACGGCCTGAACATCACGCACCCGTGCAAGCAGCGCGTGATCGAGCACCTCGATGAACTGTCGGACGACGCGCGTGCGCTCGGCGCGGTGAACACCGTGCTGTTCAAGGACGGCAAGCGGATCGGCCACAACACCGACTGGTCGGGTTTCGCGAAATCGTTCCGCCGCGGGTTGCCCGGCGCGTCGCTCGAACGCGTCGTCCAGCTGGGCGCGGGCGGCGCGGGCGCGGCCGTCGCGCATGCGGCGCTGCAGATGGGCGCGGCCGAACTGACGATTTTCGACGTCGACGGCACGCGCGCCACCGCGCTCGCGGCCGAACTGCAGCAGCGCTTCCCTGCCGCCCGGGTCACGCCGGGCAGCGATCTCGCGGCCGCGATGCGCGCGGCGACCGGCCTGATCCACTGCACGCCGACCGGCATGGCCAAGCATCCGGGCCTGCCGCTGCCGGCCGACCTGCTGCATGCGGGCATGTGGGTGGCCGACATCGTGTACTTCCCGCTCGAAACCGAACTGATCCACGCGGCGCGCGCGGCCGGCTGCGCCACGCTGCCGGGTGGCGGGATGGCCGTCTACCAGGCGGTCGACGCGTTCGAGATCTTCACCGGACGCACGCCCGACGCCGAGCGGATGTTCGAACACTTTCAGTCGCTCGTCGCGCGCTGA
- the aroQ gene encoding type II 3-dehydroquinate dehydratase, with the protein MSKHKVLVLNGPNLNLLGTREPHIYGAETLADVEQRCRTAGEALGLEIEFRQSNAEHQLIDWLHAARHDTHGIVINPAAYTHTSVALADALSAIAKPVIEVHISNVHRREAFRHHSYVSALAEAVICGCGTEGYVFALQRLATLFAQGAAR; encoded by the coding sequence ATGAGCAAGCACAAGGTGCTCGTGCTGAACGGCCCGAACCTGAATTTGTTGGGCACACGCGAGCCCCATATCTACGGCGCGGAAACGCTCGCCGATGTCGAGCAGCGCTGCCGTACGGCGGGCGAGGCGCTCGGGCTGGAAATCGAGTTCCGCCAGTCGAACGCCGAGCACCAGCTGATCGACTGGCTGCATGCCGCGCGTCACGACACGCACGGCATCGTGATCAACCCGGCCGCCTATACGCATACGTCGGTGGCGCTGGCCGACGCGCTTTCCGCGATCGCGAAGCCGGTGATCGAAGTGCATATCTCCAACGTCCATCGCCGCGAAGCGTTCCGCCACCATTCCTACGTATCGGCGCTCGCCGAAGCCGTGATCTGCGGCTGCGGCACCGAAGGCTACGTGTTCGCGCTGCAGCGTCTGGCGACGCTGTTCGCGCAGGGGGCCGCGCGATGA
- a CDS encoding bifunctional sugar phosphate isomerase/epimerase/4-hydroxyphenylpyruvate dioxygenase family protein: protein MQRSIATVSLSGTLAEKLAAVQAAGFDGVEIFENDLVYFDGSPADVRRMAADLGLDIVLFQPFRDFEGVSPAQLARNLDRIKRKFDVMHALGTDRILVCSNVSADTIADDGLLVDQLGALAEAARQAGVVAAYEALAWGRVVKRYGHAWKLVNAVNSPHLGLALDSFHTLSLDDSPDAIADIPGDRIAFVQIADAPKLAMDVLEWSRHFRSFPGQGDFDLARFTARVIESGYTGPLSLEIFNDGFRAAPTAITAADGHRSLLYLEELTRERLAQDGRAPAATQPLFAPPAPPAHVGFQFIEFAVDAQAAATVGEWLGRMRFRLAGRHRSKDVTLFQHGAASIVLNAERDSFADAFFQQHGLSLCASAFRVDDAKVAFERAAGFGYAPFSGRVGPNERVLPSVQAPDGSLEYFVDEAPNAPTLYESDFVLTDIDGPSEVGPLTGIDHVCLALPADALDTWILFFKTAFGFEAERSWLVPDPYGLMRSRAVRSADGSVRIALNASVDRHTAVAESLDRYHGTGLNHVAFRTDDIVKTIAAFAADGIPFLRIPPNYYDDLAARYALPDDLIDTLSTHHLLYDRDEHGGEFLHAYTELVDNRFSLEIVERRGGYDGYGATNAAVRLAAQAQRRK, encoded by the coding sequence ATGCAGCGCTCGATCGCCACCGTGTCACTGTCCGGCACGCTCGCCGAGAAACTCGCCGCCGTCCAGGCCGCTGGCTTCGACGGCGTCGAAATCTTCGAAAACGACCTCGTCTACTTCGATGGATCGCCCGCCGACGTCCGGCGCATGGCCGCCGATCTGGGCCTCGACATCGTGCTGTTCCAGCCGTTTCGGGACTTCGAGGGGGTGAGCCCGGCCCAGCTCGCCCGCAACCTCGACCGGATCAAGCGCAAGTTCGACGTGATGCACGCGCTCGGCACCGACCGCATCCTCGTGTGCAGCAACGTGTCGGCCGACACGATCGCGGACGACGGGTTGCTCGTCGACCAGCTCGGCGCGCTTGCCGAAGCCGCGCGGCAGGCCGGCGTGGTCGCCGCGTACGAAGCGCTCGCGTGGGGCCGCGTCGTGAAACGGTACGGCCACGCGTGGAAGCTCGTGAATGCCGTGAACAGCCCGCATCTCGGCCTGGCGCTCGACAGCTTCCACACGCTGTCGCTCGACGATTCGCCGGACGCGATCGCCGACATCCCCGGCGACCGGATCGCGTTCGTGCAGATCGCCGATGCGCCGAAGCTCGCGATGGACGTGCTCGAATGGAGCCGCCATTTCCGCTCGTTCCCGGGCCAGGGCGACTTCGACCTCGCACGCTTCACCGCGCGCGTGATCGAGTCGGGCTATACGGGGCCGCTGTCGCTCGAGATCTTCAACGACGGCTTCCGCGCGGCGCCGACCGCGATCACGGCCGCCGACGGCCATCGCTCGCTGCTCTACCTGGAAGAACTGACGCGCGAGCGGCTCGCGCAGGACGGCCGCGCGCCGGCCGCCACCCAGCCGCTGTTCGCGCCGCCCGCGCCGCCCGCGCACGTCGGGTTTCAGTTCATCGAATTCGCGGTCGACGCGCAGGCGGCGGCGACCGTCGGCGAATGGCTCGGCCGGATGCGCTTCCGGCTCGCGGGCCGCCATCGGTCGAAGGACGTGACGCTGTTCCAGCACGGCGCCGCGTCGATCGTGCTGAACGCCGAGCGCGACTCGTTCGCCGACGCGTTCTTCCAGCAGCACGGGCTGTCGCTGTGTGCATCGGCATTCCGCGTCGACGACGCCAAAGTGGCGTTCGAACGCGCCGCCGGCTTCGGCTATGCGCCATTCTCCGGCCGTGTCGGGCCGAACGAACGCGTGCTGCCGAGCGTGCAGGCGCCGGACGGCAGCCTCGAGTACTTCGTCGACGAAGCGCCGAACGCGCCGACGCTGTACGAATCGGACTTCGTGCTGACCGACATCGACGGCCCGAGCGAAGTCGGCCCGCTGACCGGCATCGACCACGTGTGCCTTGCGCTGCCGGCCGACGCGCTCGATACGTGGATCCTGTTCTTCAAGACGGCATTCGGCTTCGAGGCCGAGCGCAGCTGGCTCGTGCCCGATCCGTACGGGCTGATGCGCAGCCGCGCGGTGCGCAGCGCGGACGGCTCGGTGCGGATCGCGCTGAACGCGTCGGTCGACCGTCACACGGCGGTTGCCGAATCGCTCGACCGCTACCACGGCACGGGGCTGAACCACGTCGCGTTCCGTACCGACGACATCGTGAAGACGATCGCCGCATTCGCGGCCGACGGCATTCCGTTCCTGCGCATTCCGCCGAACTACTACGACGATCTCGCCGCACGCTACGCGCTGCCGGACGACCTGATCGACACGCTGAGCACGCATCACCTGCTGTATGACCGCGACGAGCACGGCGGCGAATTCCTGCATGCGTATACAGAACTGGTCGACAACCGCTTCTCGCTCGAGATCGTCGAGCGGCGCGGCGGATACGACGGCTACGGCGCGACGAATGCGGCCGTGCGGCTCGCCGCACAGGCCCAGCGCAGGAAATAA
- a CDS encoding AraC family transcriptional regulator, producing MTPLLAVPTMSLSEPLRYQPDNADFGAMLAHFRLLEPVFDALPDVAFFVKDASGRYAIVNRTLAMRCGYKDKRDLLGKTADEVFPRRFGRSYFEQDMATINAGQQLMDQLELHLYPGRQPGWCLTCKEPLRDAAGRVVGLAGISRDLKAHEGSHPAYSRLADVVQHIQDHYVQPLNLKHLAQMAGMSVAQLERYFHKVFHLTPRQVLLKTRLDAATALLVTHDKVTDVAALCGYTDHSAFTRQFKATVGVTPTEYRLMLQERAG from the coding sequence ATGACGCCCTTGCTTGCCGTACCGACCATGAGCCTGTCAGAACCGTTGCGCTACCAGCCCGACAACGCCGATTTCGGCGCGATGCTTGCGCACTTCCGCCTGCTCGAACCGGTGTTCGACGCGCTGCCGGACGTCGCGTTCTTCGTGAAGGATGCGAGCGGCCGCTACGCGATCGTCAATCGCACGCTGGCGATGCGCTGCGGCTACAAGGACAAGCGCGACCTGCTCGGCAAGACGGCCGACGAGGTGTTTCCGCGCCGCTTCGGCCGCAGCTATTTCGAGCAGGACATGGCGACGATCAACGCCGGCCAGCAACTGATGGACCAGCTCGAACTGCACCTGTATCCGGGCCGTCAGCCGGGCTGGTGCCTGACCTGCAAGGAGCCGCTGCGCGACGCCGCGGGCAGGGTGGTCGGCCTCGCGGGCATCTCGCGCGACCTGAAGGCGCACGAGGGATCGCACCCGGCATACAGCCGGCTCGCCGACGTCGTCCAGCACATCCAGGATCACTACGTGCAGCCGCTGAACCTGAAGCATCTCGCACAGATGGCGGGGATGTCGGTCGCGCAGCTCGAACGCTACTTCCACAAGGTGTTCCACCTGACGCCGCGCCAGGTGCTGCTGAAGACGCGGCTCGATGCGGCCACCGCGCTGCTCGTCACGCACGACAAGGTAACCGACGTCGCGGCGCTATGCGGCTATACGGACCACAGCGCGTTCACGCGCCAGTTCAAGGCGACAGTCGGCGTCACGCCGACGGAATACCGGCTGATGCTGCAGGAGCGGGCAGGGTGA
- a CDS encoding branched-chain amino acid ABC transporter substrate-binding protein, whose amino-acid sequence MKLKVSHVALAAACALSGAHAMAADVVKIGFAAPLTGPQSNYGTDMQKGVQLAIADFNATRPTIGGKPVTFQLDSQDDQADPRTGTTVAQRLIDDNVRGIIGHFNSGTSIPASDLYDRAGLPQISMATSPQYTARGYKTTYRLLTSDAQAGRIVGTYAVKTLRFKRIAIIDDRTAYGQGIADEFAKAVEAAGGTIIKRDFTNDKALDFSAILTNLKGMSPDAIFYGGGDAQSSPMIRKMRQLGMKSAFVTGEMSRSPTFLKVGGDAAEGAIVYMGGLPKEKMPGFAGYAARYKARFNEDVITYSPYSYDGTIALLTAMKDANSTDPKVYTPYLGKVSVKGVSAPSIAYDTKGDLRDAPVTIYKVEHGAFKPVDTIAGN is encoded by the coding sequence GTGAAGCTGAAGGTATCGCACGTCGCGCTGGCCGCTGCCTGCGCACTGTCGGGCGCGCACGCCATGGCCGCCGACGTCGTCAAGATCGGTTTCGCCGCACCGCTGACCGGCCCGCAGTCGAACTACGGCACGGACATGCAGAAGGGCGTGCAACTCGCGATCGCCGATTTCAATGCGACGCGTCCGACGATCGGCGGCAAGCCCGTCACGTTCCAGCTCGATTCGCAGGACGACCAGGCCGACCCGCGCACGGGCACGACCGTCGCGCAGCGGCTGATCGACGACAACGTCCGCGGGATCATCGGGCACTTCAACTCGGGCACGAGCATTCCCGCGTCCGACCTGTACGATCGCGCGGGGCTGCCGCAGATCTCGATGGCCACGTCGCCGCAATACACCGCGCGCGGCTACAAGACCACCTACCGGCTGCTGACGAGCGACGCGCAGGCGGGCCGCATCGTCGGCACGTACGCGGTGAAGACGCTGCGCTTCAAGCGCATCGCGATCATCGACGACCGCACGGCCTACGGCCAGGGCATTGCCGACGAATTCGCGAAGGCCGTCGAAGCGGCGGGCGGCACGATCATCAAGCGCGACTTCACGAACGACAAGGCGCTCGATTTCTCCGCGATCCTGACCAACCTCAAGGGGATGAGCCCGGACGCGATCTTCTACGGCGGCGGCGATGCGCAATCGTCGCCGATGATCCGCAAGATGCGACAGCTCGGGATGAAGTCGGCGTTCGTGACGGGCGAGATGTCGCGTTCGCCGACGTTCCTGAAAGTCGGCGGCGATGCGGCCGAAGGCGCGATCGTCTACATGGGCGGGCTGCCGAAGGAGAAGATGCCGGGCTTCGCCGGCTACGCGGCACGCTACAAGGCGCGCTTCAACGAAGACGTGATCACCTACTCGCCATACTCGTACGACGGCACGATCGCGCTGCTCACGGCGATGAAGGACGCGAACTCGACCGACCCGAAGGTGTACACGCCGTATCTCGGCAAGGTGTCGGTCAAGGGCGTGTCGGCCCCCAGCATCGCGTACGACACGAAGGGCGACCTGAGGGATGCGCCGGTGACGATCTACAAGGTCGAGCACGGTGCGTTCAAGCCGGTCGATACGATCGCCGGCAACTGA